DNA from Mycobacterium bourgelatii:
GAGGATCTCGACGGGGGCTTCACCCTGCTGGGCTTGGTCGGAATCATCGACCCGCTGCGGCCCGAAGCGATCGCGGCCATCCGCGAATGCCACCGCGCCGGAATCCGGGTCAAGATGATCACCGGTGACCATGCCGGTACCGCCCGCGAGATCGGCAACCAGCTGGGTATGAGCCCTGACTCACCGGCCGTCACCGGCACCGAGATCGCCACGATGAACGACGCCGAGTTGCAAGCCGTGGCCCGTGACTGCGACGTGTTCGCCCGAGTCAGCCCGGAACACAAGCTCCGATTGGTGCGGGCATTGCAGGCCGAGGGCGAAGTGGTCGCCATGACCGGCGACGGTGTCAACGACGCGCCGGCGTTGAAGAAGGCGGATGTCGGCGTCGCCATGGGCACCAATGGCACCGAGGCCGCCAAGGAATCGTCGGACATGGTGCTTGCCGACGACAATTTCGCGACGATCGCCGCGGCGGTCGCCGAGGGGCGGACGGTCTACGACAACATCCGCAAGTTCATCCTGTTCATGTTGCCCACCAACGGTGGTGAGGCGCTTGTTGTTATCGCAGCGATCCTCTTCCAACTCACGCTGCCATTGACACCCCCGCAGGTACTTTGGATCAACCTCGTCACCTCCGCAACACTCGGGCTGGCCCTTGCTTTCGAGCCGCCCGAGTCCGACGTGATGGACCGAAAGCCACGGCCGCGCAACGAAAGTCTGCTGTCGCGATACTTCGTGTGGCGGGTGGTTCTGGTCTCGGTGCTGATGGCCGGCGGTGCCTTGAGCATGTTTCTGATGGAGCTCCGCCTGGGCACCAGCGTAGAAATGGCGCGGACAATGGCGGTCAACGCAATCGTGGTCGCGGAGATGTTCTACCTGCTGAACAATCGCTTCCTGATGGCCCCGGTGCTCAACCGAATCGGGTTGTTCGGCAACCGAATTGCCCTACTAACCGTAGTGGCCTGTGTGGCATTGCAACTCGCGTTCACCTACGCCCCGGCCATGAACGCCTTCTTCGGGTCCACCCCGTTGGGCTACGTGGAATGGATCAAAGCCGCGGGGGTGGGTGCGTTGGTCTTCGTCGCTGTGGAGATCGAGAAAACCGTCGTGCGGCGACATCGGGCCAGGCGGTGAGCGACGCGCAACGCGTGTCATAGCGGTTCAAGACATCGCCCGACAAGCGCGCCGGCTTCCGCGGGTGCATAGTAGAGACGCTTGTTGCCGACGTTTTCTTCTGTCCCGAGAGGACGGCCGTCTTGGCCCCACACGACGCCAAAGTCTGGTTTCTCACCGGAGCATCACGCGGATTCGGCCTTGAGATCGCGCGCAAGATCTTGAGCCAGGGGGACAAGGTGGTAGCCACCGCGCGGCGCACCAACCAAATCCACGAACAGCTTCCCGGCGCGGGCGACAACCTGCTGGCCGTCGACCTCGACGTCACCAACGGCGAGCAGGCCACCAAAGCGGTCCAGTCCGCGGTCGACGCGTTCGGACGCATCGACGTGCTGGTGAACAACGCCGGGCGCGGACTGCTCGGAGCCGTCGAAGAATCGTCCGACGCCTCGGCCCGTGCCGTCTACGAGGTCAACGTGTTTGGCACGCTCACCATGCAGCGGGCGGTGCTGCCGGTGATGCGCCGACAACGGTCCGGGCGCATCATCAACATCAGCTCGATCGGCGGACTGCTCGGCTCACCCGGGTGGGGCGTCTACTGCTCCACCAAGTTCGCGATGGAAGGGTTCAGCGAAGCGCTGGCCAAAGAGGTTAAGCCGCTGGGCATTTGGGTCACGATCGTGGAGCCGGGTTACTTCCGCACCGACTTCCTCGACGCGTCCAGCCTCGGCACCGAGGAAACCATCATCGCCGACTACGAATCGACCGCGGGAGCGGTGCGCGCCCGCGCCGCGGAACTCAATCACGAGCAACCCGGCGATCCGGTCAAGGCCGCGGCCGCGATCGTCGACATCGCCGCGGCGGCGGAGCCCCCGGTGCACCTGCTGTTGGGCAGCGACTGCGTCGCGGCGGTCGAGAACAAGATCCAGCAGCTGCAAGCCGAGATCGACGCCTGGCGGGCGGTCTCGCTCTCGACCGACCACGACTGAGCGGGCGGGATTTGGTCTCGGGTGAGCGCGAAGATCACCCCGGTAGCCTCCACGTATGACCCTCAACCTGTCCGTCGACGAAGTCCTCACCACCACGCGCTCGGTGCGCAAGCGCCTCGACTTCGACAAGCCGGTGCCGCGCGAGGTGTTGATGGAATGCCTCGAGTTGGCGCTACAGGCGCCCACCGGCTCCAACGCCCAGGGCTGGCAGTGGATGTTCGTCGAAGACCCCGACAAGAAGCAGGCGATCGCCGACGTCTATCGGGGAAATGCCCTGCCCTACCTCGGTTCACCCGCGCCCGAGTACCCCGAGGGTGACCCGCGCAACACCCAGATGGGACGCGTTCGCGATTCGGCGCGCTACCTCGCCGAGCGCATGCACGAGGCGCCGGTCCTGTTGGTTCCCTGCCTGAAAGGACGGCCGGAGGAGTCGCCGTTGGGCGGCGTCTCGTTCTGGGCGTCGCTGTTCCCGGCGGTGTGGAGCTTTTGTTTGGCACTGCGTTCCCGTGGGCTGGGATCCTGCTGGACCACGCTGCACCTCTTCAACGACGGTGAGCGCAAAGTGGCCGACGTGCTCGGCATTCCGTACGACGAGTACGCCCAGGCGGGCCTGTTCCCGATCGCCTACACCAAGGGCACCGGCTTCCGGCCCGCCAAGCGGCTGCCCGCCGCGGACCTCACCCACTGGAACAGCTGGTAGCTGGTACTGGTCCAGTTTCGGCCAGTAGGGCGCGCTGACCGCTGCTCTCTGGTTATATGTCTGCCAAACGCAGCGCTGCGTTATGGGGCAGCAGCTCCGCCCTGCGGCTTGTGAGCTGGTAGCGGCCCCTCGTAATGAGTTGTAAGTGAGGTTGTCAATGCACTTTTCAGCCCCGGTGGGCAGCCCTGCGCACGGTCTCGTCATGGCAGTTCTGGTGTTGGTGGGCATCATTGTCGCCACCGCGGTGTGGGTGTACGCCGATGCCAAGGCGTTCAGCGGGCGCGGTCGCCCGATCGTCTCGTCGCTCGGTTCGGTCCAGCTCGACACACCGATGGCGTGGTTCCTTGCCTGCCTGCTGATGTGGGAGATGGTCTTTCCCCACTACATCGACAGTCGGGGCATGTCCTAACCGCAGCTCAGATCGCGCCGGAGTACGCGTGCTGTCGCCAGGCCTCGTACACGGCGACGGCGGCGGCGTTGGACAGGTTCAGTGAGCGCCGACCGGCCAGCATGGGAATGCGCACCTGGGTGGTGATGTGTTCGTCGGCCAGGGTCGCCTCGTCCAGACCGGTGGGCTCGGGCCCGAACATCAGCACGTCGCCGGCCTGGTAACTCACGTCGGAAAACCGGCTACCCGCGGCCGTGGTGAAGGCGAACACCCGCGCCGGCATCAGCGCCGTCCAAGCGGCCGCAAGCGACGCATGGACGGTGACCGAGGCCAGGTCGTGGTAGTCCAGGCCCGCTCGGCGCAGCTTCGGTTCGGACAGGTCGAAACCCAGCGGCTCGACCAGATGCAGCTCGCAACCGGTTGCCGCCGCCGTCCGGATGGCGTTGCCCGTGTTCGGCGCGATACGCGGGGAATAGAAAAGCAACCGGAACACCGGTCGATCATGCCCGACCAAGGGAGTCGAACCCGACAGCAGTCGCACCGACGCCCGCGCAGCTACCGTCTTACCGCGGCCGCTTCAGCTGGCTGAACTGTGGAACGGCCGCCAGCGTGGCGAACGCGTCGAGAAGCGGCCGAGCCTGCGCGGGGGCGGGCGGATCGGTCAGCACGGGTCCGAAAAAGGTCCGGTCGTTTATCCGCACGATGGGGCTACCGCCCTCTTCGCCCAGGGCCTCTTGGCCGGACTCGTGGCTGGCCCGCACGATCTGGTCGTATGCCTCGTCCGAGAGCACCGCATCCGCGACGTCGGAACTAGCCGCCGCGCAGACTTCTTTGACCAGCGGACCGCTGATGTCGTTGGCACCGTCAAAGAAGCGCTCGCCGAACGCGAAATAAGCGGCGACCACGTCCCCGTGCTGCTCACCGATGGCGGCCATCAGTCGGCCGATCTGACGCGATTCCCGCATGTGCTCCTGCTGCTGCGGCGATTGCTCCTGTCCCTCGTTGAGTACCGCCAGGCTCATCAGTCGCCAATCGACGGTGACGTCGCCGTCGTCCGCGACGGACTTCAACCATCGAGCGGTATTCCAGGTAAAGGGACCCACCGGGTCGAACCAAATAGTCACCGCCGCGGCAACGTTGCGATCACCGTCCACGTGTACACCACCTCTTCCGCGCGGCTACCGCCGCAGCGGTGGCGTACCCGGTGCCTCCCCGTTAAAACGGTGCGGCGTGCGCAAAGTCCGCCCGGACACGGGCGACGCGTACCTGAGCACGCCGCGCCACTGCGGGATGGAACCCCGACACGACCCGGCCGGTGAGCAACACCGCCGTCGTGACGTGGGCAAAGAGCAGCAGCGGGCCTTTTTCGGTCATGACGGAAGTCTGTAAGGGGGTCCTTGCGGAATCCTTGCCGCTTCCTTGACGCCTTCCGGCCGCCTGGCTGGTGTGAAGTCCCAGGCCAGGGCCTTTAAGAAGTCCGCAAGAAGTCTGCAAGGACGGTGCAGAAATCTCTGTGTCAAGCCAGAACGACAGCGCCACCCACAGGCCAGCACAGGGGGAACCACCAAATGACCGTCGAAGCAGTGCACGTCACCAACGTCTACCCGCACGCCGACAGCCGGTACGAGAACGTGGAAGCGACCGTCACCTTCGCCGTAGACCCGACGCACCTGGCGAACAAGAGCATCACCGACC
Protein-coding regions in this window:
- a CDS encoding oxidoreductase yields the protein MAPHDAKVWFLTGASRGFGLEIARKILSQGDKVVATARRTNQIHEQLPGAGDNLLAVDLDVTNGEQATKAVQSAVDAFGRIDVLVNNAGRGLLGAVEESSDASARAVYEVNVFGTLTMQRAVLPVMRRQRSGRIINISSIGGLLGSPGWGVYCSTKFAMEGFSEALAKEVKPLGIWVTIVEPGYFRTDFLDASSLGTEETIIADYESTAGAVRARAAELNHEQPGDPVKAAAAIVDIAAAAEPPVHLLLGSDCVAAVENKIQQLQAEIDAWRAVSLSTDHD
- a CDS encoding nitroreductase family protein, whose translation is MTLNLSVDEVLTTTRSVRKRLDFDKPVPREVLMECLELALQAPTGSNAQGWQWMFVEDPDKKQAIADVYRGNALPYLGSPAPEYPEGDPRNTQMGRVRDSARYLAERMHEAPVLLVPCLKGRPEESPLGGVSFWASLFPAVWSFCLALRSRGLGSCWTTLHLFNDGERKVADVLGIPYDEYAQAGLFPIAYTKGTGFRPAKRLPAADLTHWNSW
- a CDS encoding tRNA (cytidine(34)-2'-O)-methyltransferase translates to MFRLLFYSPRIAPNTGNAIRTAAATGCELHLVEPLGFDLSEPKLRRAGLDYHDLASVTVHASLAAAWTALMPARVFAFTTAAGSRFSDVSYQAGDVLMFGPEPTGLDEATLADEHITTQVRIPMLAGRRSLNLSNAAAVAVYEAWRQHAYSGAI
- a CDS encoding mycothiol-dependent nitroreductase Rv2466c family protein, with protein sequence MDGDRNVAAAVTIWFDPVGPFTWNTARWLKSVADDGDVTVDWRLMSLAVLNEGQEQSPQQQEHMRESRQIGRLMAAIGEQHGDVVAAYFAFGERFFDGANDISGPLVKEVCAAASSDVADAVLSDEAYDQIVRASHESGQEALGEEGGSPIVRINDRTFFGPVLTDPPAPAQARPLLDAFATLAAVPQFSQLKRPR